A region of Veillonellaceae bacterium DNA encodes the following proteins:
- a CDS encoding alpha/beta hydrolase: protein MKFLICCGTAAFLLGLGGQAQAADFFAPLPKVTPEATDTAGHPDNFYKSDKVTKTTVFFNNIYDMKVAGNLFVPKNLKAGEKLPAIVVGHPMGAVKEQSSDLYAQKMAEKGFVTLAIDLSYWGQSAGTPRNSVNPDTYAEDFSAAVDYLGTQGFVNRDKIGVLGICGSGSFVISAAKIDPRIKAVATVSMYNMGNANRWGLNKSQSIEQRKAVLEAAAKERWAEVDGAPTAYTSGTTHAIDADTNPIQKEFYDFYRTTRGSYTTPGEDPEHTTHPTLVSNVKFMNFYPFEDIDTISPRPMLFITGDKAHSKEFSEDAYRRAKEPKELYYVKGAGHVDLYDKTDLIPWNKLTEFFTKYLKD from the coding sequence ATGAAATTTTTGATTTGCTGCGGTACTGCCGCATTTCTTCTCGGTCTTGGCGGACAGGCACAGGCCGCAGATTTCTTTGCACCATTGCCGAAGGTAACGCCGGAAGCGACAGATACAGCCGGTCATCCGGACAATTTCTACAAGAGTGACAAGGTCACGAAGACGACCGTTTTCTTCAACAATATCTATGACATGAAGGTCGCAGGAAATCTTTTCGTGCCGAAGAATCTGAAAGCAGGCGAAAAGCTGCCGGCTATCGTCGTCGGACATCCGATGGGCGCTGTCAAGGAACAGAGCTCGGATCTTTACGCACAGAAAATGGCAGAGAAGGGCTTCGTCACTCTCGCCATCGACCTTTCTTACTGGGGACAGAGCGCAGGAACACCGAGAAACAGCGTCAATCCTGACACCTATGCTGAAGACTTCAGTGCCGCTGTCGATTACCTGGGGACACAGGGCTTCGTCAATCGTGACAAGATCGGCGTCCTTGGCATCTGCGGAAGCGGCAGCTTCGTTATCAGCGCAGCCAAGATCGATCCGCGCATCAAGGCCGTTGCGACCGTCAGCATGTACAACATGGGCAATGCCAACCGCTGGGGCCTGAATAAATCCCAGAGTATCGAGCAGAGAAAGGCAGTGCTTGAGGCAGCAGCCAAGGAACGCTGGGCAGAAGTCGATGGTGCACCGACCGCGTATACCAGCGGCACGACCCATGCCATCGATGCGGATACGAATCCGATCCAGAAGGAATTCTATGATTTCTACCGCACCACCCGCGGCTCCTACACCACCCCCGGCGAAGATCCGGAACACACCACGCATCCGACACTCGTCAGCAACGTGAAGTTCATGAACTTCTACCCGTTTGAAGACATTGACACCATTTCTCCTCGTCCGATGCTCTTCATCACAGGCGACAAAGCGCATTCCAAGGAATTCAGCGAAGACGCATACAGAAGAGCCAAGGAACCGAAGGAACTCTACTACGTCAAAGGCGCAGGCCACGTCGACCTCTACGACAAGACCGACCTTATCCCGTGGAACAAACTGACCGAATTCTTCACCAAGTACCTGAAGGACTGA
- a CDS encoding LysR family transcriptional regulator → MEIRVLRYFLAVAQEGSVTRAAQALHLTQPTLSRQIRELEEELGQTLFSRGGRELSLTREGLLLRQRAEEIVGLAEITEKEFRSLGEKTVSGDLSIGCGESKALSFVTDALKSLQDEHPLIIPHFFSGNGEIVMDRLDKGLLDFAVLMGAENTERYYSLPLPNHDTWGLLMSKDDTMAQKKAITAEDLLDIPLILSSQSLSRDELSGWLGFPMSRLHIAATYTLLFNGSLMVRSGLGYALCFDHIAPSGKDSPFAFRPLSPLLTSPLSLVWKKHQILSAPAEAFLAKIREAGEK, encoded by the coding sequence TTGGAAATCCGTGTACTCCGTTATTTTCTTGCCGTCGCGCAGGAAGGAAGCGTGACGAGGGCGGCGCAGGCACTGCACCTGACGCAGCCGACGCTTTCCCGCCAGATCAGGGAGCTCGAAGAAGAACTCGGGCAGACGCTTTTCTCAAGAGGCGGGCGCGAGCTGTCTTTGACACGCGAAGGACTGCTCCTCCGGCAGCGGGCTGAGGAAATCGTGGGCCTGGCCGAGATCACGGAGAAGGAATTCCGTTCCCTTGGCGAGAAGACAGTAAGCGGCGACCTTTCGATCGGCTGTGGGGAAAGCAAAGCGCTGTCCTTCGTGACAGATGCACTGAAGTCACTGCAGGATGAGCATCCGCTGATCATTCCTCACTTCTTCAGCGGAAACGGAGAAATCGTCATGGACCGCCTCGACAAGGGCCTTCTCGATTTCGCCGTCCTCATGGGCGCGGAAAATACTGAGCGGTACTACTCCCTCCCTCTTCCCAACCATGACACATGGGGCCTTCTCATGAGCAAGGATGATACGATGGCACAAAAGAAGGCCATCACGGCAGAAGATCTTCTGGATATCCCGCTCATCCTTTCCTCCCAGTCGCTCTCCCGCGACGAGCTTTCCGGCTGGCTCGGATTTCCCATGAGCCGCCTCCACATCGCCGCGACGTACACGCTCCTTTTCAACGGCTCCCTCATGGTCCGCTCGGGCCTGGGCTATGCCCTCTGCTTCGACCACATAGCACCGTCAGGAAAGGACAGTCCCTTCGCCTTCCGTCCTCTCTCGCCGCTCCTCACCTCGCCCCTTTCCCTTGTCTGGAAAAAGCATCAGATCCTATCCGCCCCGGCAGAAGCCTTCCTCGCAAAGATCCGGGAAGCAGGGGAGAAATAA
- a CDS encoding 3-dehydroquinate synthase — MEKIHINLGSDSYDVHIENGLIDKAGSAIADLTGAEKAAVITEDTIDKLYGMRLVSSLEKAGIKAKMIVVPGTEKSRSLPIVNSIYGALADFGLGNDDILIALGGRIVGDVTGFAAATWHRGVRYIQFPTSVLSQIGSAIGGKVTLDITAGKNLVGMFYQPAAVYIDPSMAKSLPRRYLHNGLGEAVKLGCVADKDLFELFEKAGSDMDILRVLPEIIQRCVAIKAHYVEIDPGAKGERRILDFGHTIGGAIERCYRYDDAKITHGEATAIGMNLMTRRSELLGLTEQGTSERLEYVLKSLSLPTTVNIPDEILTAQMYKDKRITEGKIQLTLLKRIGEGFLHTVPVEELPRYVKTK; from the coding sequence ATGGAAAAAATCCACATCAATCTGGGAAGCGATTCCTACGACGTCCACATTGAAAACGGACTGATCGACAAAGCAGGCTCCGCCATCGCGGACCTGACCGGCGCTGAAAAAGCAGCCGTCATCACAGAAGACACTATCGACAAGCTGTACGGCATGCGTCTCGTCAGCTCACTGGAAAAAGCAGGCATCAAGGCGAAAATGATCGTCGTGCCCGGGACGGAAAAATCCCGCTCCCTTCCGATCGTCAACAGCATCTACGGAGCGCTGGCAGACTTCGGCCTTGGAAATGACGATATCCTGATTGCATTGGGCGGCCGCATCGTCGGCGACGTCACCGGATTTGCAGCAGCTACCTGGCACAGGGGCGTGCGCTACATCCAGTTCCCGACATCCGTCCTCTCGCAGATCGGAAGCGCCATCGGCGGAAAGGTCACACTGGACATCACAGCCGGCAAGAACCTCGTAGGCATGTTCTACCAGCCTGCTGCCGTCTACATCGACCCCTCCATGGCGAAATCCCTCCCGCGCCGCTACCTCCACAACGGGCTTGGCGAAGCCGTGAAACTGGGCTGCGTCGCTGACAAGGACCTCTTCGAACTCTTCGAAAAAGCAGGCTCTGACATGGACATCCTCCGCGTCCTTCCGGAAATCATCCAGAGATGCGTAGCCATCAAAGCCCACTATGTAGAAATCGACCCGGGTGCGAAAGGCGAACGCCGCATCCTTGACTTCGGCCACACTATCGGAGGCGCCATCGAACGCTGCTACCGCTATGATGATGCCAAAATCACCCACGGCGAAGCCACAGCCATCGGCATGAACCTCATGACCCGCCGCTCTGAACTCCTGGGCCTCACAGAACAGGGCACCTCAGAACGCCTTGAATACGTCCTGAAATCCCTCTCCCTTCCGACGACCGTCAACATCCCGGATGAAATCCTCACTGCCCAGATGTACAAAGACAAACGCATCACCGAAGGAAAAATCCAGCTGACACTCCTCAAGAGAATCGGAGAAGGCTTCCTCCACACCGTACCCGTCGAAGAACTTCCAAGGTACGTGAAGACGAAATAA
- a CDS encoding MATE family efflux transporter: protein MTNSYNKTYLKIALPAAFEGLFMILLASTDLIMVGTLGALPIAAVSIFAQPRLVLLCFSRSLASSVTLLVSRKADEAGKEASSSIMKKSLTVCALLLGLLHILFFLFLEDILYLMGATSDYISLAMDYSVPALIATYFTSLTLILQAVQLGYGKTAVIMNTNVAGNIINVMLNFVLIFGIGPVPAMGVAGAAIGTVFATLFTLIATTLVLKNDQFFAEGSYVPDKDYFRQILPIFGSILSEQGSERAGMVIFSRMAAGLGPIPFAIHSVCMNICDIYWDFITGFGKASMVTAGQSCGRGSEEDWKAYKKSGMRLSFYMSCAVFLLTLIFRNEIFTIYSGDGIAPEAASIIMIFVAFVSFPEAYGIIGSSILRGSGRTAEVAAYSFFSVTLLRPIMTGLFLYGFGLGLTGVWMALVLDQMIRATCAGYFMRKLKARGWDRILADMA, encoded by the coding sequence ATGACGAATTCATATAACAAAACTTACTTGAAAATCGCGCTGCCTGCCGCCTTTGAAGGGCTCTTCATGATCCTTCTCGCTTCGACAGACCTCATCATGGTCGGCACGCTCGGAGCTCTCCCGATCGCAGCAGTCAGCATTTTCGCCCAGCCAAGACTCGTGCTCCTATGCTTCTCAAGATCGCTGGCCTCCTCTGTGACGCTCCTTGTCTCAAGGAAAGCAGACGAAGCAGGAAAAGAGGCATCTTCTTCCATCATGAAGAAATCCCTCACTGTCTGCGCGCTCCTTCTTGGCCTGCTCCACATCCTTTTCTTCCTTTTCCTGGAAGATATCCTCTACCTCATGGGAGCGACATCGGATTACATTTCTCTGGCCATGGACTACAGCGTCCCGGCCCTCATTGCGACATACTTCACCTCGCTGACGCTGATCCTTCAGGCCGTGCAGCTCGGCTATGGCAAGACGGCTGTCATCATGAATACGAACGTGGCAGGAAATATCATCAATGTCATGCTGAACTTCGTCCTGATCTTCGGCATCGGCCCCGTCCCGGCCATGGGAGTCGCCGGTGCGGCGATCGGCACTGTCTTTGCCACCCTCTTTACTCTCATTGCGACAACACTGGTCCTGAAGAACGATCAGTTCTTCGCAGAAGGATCCTATGTCCCTGACAAAGATTATTTCCGCCAGATCCTTCCGATCTTCGGCAGTATCTTAAGCGAACAGGGCAGCGAAAGAGCCGGCATGGTCATCTTCTCCCGCATGGCGGCAGGCCTCGGCCCCATTCCTTTTGCCATCCACAGCGTCTGCATGAATATCTGCGACATTTACTGGGACTTCATCACGGGCTTCGGCAAGGCAAGCATGGTCACCGCCGGACAGTCCTGCGGCCGCGGCAGTGAAGAAGACTGGAAAGCCTACAAGAAGAGTGGCATGCGCCTTTCCTTCTACATGTCCTGTGCTGTTTTTCTCCTGACGCTCATTTTCAGGAATGAAATCTTCACCATCTACTCCGGCGACGGCATCGCGCCTGAAGCCGCTTCCATCATCATGATCTTCGTCGCCTTCGTTTCCTTCCCGGAAGCCTACGGCATCATCGGATCTTCTATCCTGCGCGGCAGCGGAAGGACGGCGGAAGTCGCTGCTTACTCCTTCTTCTCCGTGACGCTCCTGCGCCCAATCATGACCGGCCTCTTCCTCTACGGCTTCGGCCTCGGCCTCACCGGCGTATGGATGGCACTCGTCCTCGACCAGATGATCCGCGCCACCTGCGCAGGCTATTTCATGAGGAAACTCAAAGCCCGCGGCTGGGACAGGATCCTCGCCGACATGGCTTAA
- the aroF gene encoding 3-deoxy-7-phosphoheptulonate synthase gives MIIVMKENTLALEIERMVKSLEDRGFQIDKSTGSRKVVLGLVGDTSALDERDFMGHEWVDRVMRVQEPYKRASRAFHPEDTIVDVSGVKVGGKKLVVMAGPCSIETPEQIHGIAKEVKKSGAAILRGGAFKPRTSPYSFQGLGEKGLDLLLSAARDNDLPVVTELMSADKIGTFLEKKIDLIQIGARNMQNFDLLKAVGRLNVPVLLKRGMSATIEEWLMSAEYIMSEGNHNVILCERGIRTFEKATRNTLDLSAIAAVKRMSHLPIIVDPSHATGKRWMVESMAMAAIAAGADGIMCEVHNDPENAWCDGAESITPETFDHMMKKLREIAPIVGREL, from the coding sequence ATGATTATCGTTATGAAGGAAAACACACTGGCACTGGAAATTGAACGTATGGTGAAATCTCTCGAGGACAGAGGATTCCAGATCGACAAGAGCACCGGGTCAAGAAAAGTCGTACTGGGACTTGTGGGAGACACATCGGCCCTGGATGAGAGGGATTTCATGGGCCACGAATGGGTCGACCGCGTCATGCGCGTGCAGGAGCCGTACAAGAGAGCGAGCCGCGCTTTCCATCCGGAGGACACGATCGTCGATGTCTCCGGCGTCAAGGTCGGCGGAAAGAAGCTCGTCGTCATGGCAGGACCCTGCTCGATTGAAACGCCCGAGCAGATCCACGGCATTGCGAAAGAAGTGAAGAAATCCGGCGCAGCCATCCTTCGCGGCGGCGCATTCAAGCCAAGGACCTCCCCGTACTCTTTCCAGGGACTCGGTGAAAAAGGTCTCGACCTTCTCCTCTCGGCCGCCCGTGACAATGACCTTCCTGTCGTCACTGAGCTCATGAGCGCAGACAAGATCGGCACCTTCCTTGAAAAGAAGATCGATCTCATCCAGATCGGCGCCAGAAACATGCAGAACTTCGACCTTCTGAAAGCCGTCGGCCGTCTGAATGTGCCGGTCCTCCTGAAGAGAGGGATGTCAGCCACGATCGAGGAATGGCTGATGAGCGCCGAATACATCATGAGCGAGGGCAACCACAATGTCATCCTCTGTGAAAGAGGCATCCGCACCTTCGAAAAGGCGACAAGAAATACGCTCGACCTTTCCGCCATCGCCGCCGTGAAGCGCATGAGCCACCTGCCGATCATCGTCGATCCCAGCCATGCGACGGGCAAGAGATGGATGGTCGAATCCATGGCCATGGCAGCCATTGCAGCCGGCGCAGACGGCATCATGTGCGAAGTCCACAACGATCCGGAAAATGCATGGTGCGACGGCGCTGAATCCATCACGCCGGAGACCTTCGACCATATGATGAAGAAGCTCCGCGAAATCGCACCGATCGTCGGACGTGAACTGTAA
- a CDS encoding prephenate dehydrogenase, translated as MSTSDFSKITVGVIGLGLMGGSFAKRFKEIGNRVIGINRTKSAEEALRMGIIDSADPKDLKECRIIVFCTPEKATKAFLEENLSLLARDAILTDIAGVKDGFADIAESLILPTQDFISGHPMCGREGAGLSQASADIFKGANYIVIPRRSNRKENVALIEEMIRALGCAHAPAVTAHEHDEIIAYTSDLPHAAAAALMNSASYRKDTNRFTGGSFRDETRVADINEELWTSLFLSNRENVLTEIERFEAALETLRRAIEEKNEDSIRTFLSEAGRRRREWDSHGSSKYGSRERIVQD; from the coding sequence ATGAGTACAAGTGACTTCAGCAAGATTACCGTCGGCGTCATCGGGCTGGGCCTTATGGGAGGTTCTTTCGCCAAACGGTTCAAGGAAATCGGAAACAGGGTTATCGGGATCAACCGCACGAAGAGTGCGGAAGAAGCGCTCCGGATGGGAATCATCGATTCCGCAGATCCAAAGGATCTCAAAGAGTGCAGGATCATCGTCTTCTGCACGCCGGAGAAAGCGACGAAAGCATTCCTGGAAGAGAATCTTTCTCTTCTTGCCAGGGATGCCATCCTGACCGATATCGCAGGCGTCAAGGACGGCTTTGCAGACATTGCAGAGTCTTTGATCCTTCCGACGCAGGATTTCATTTCCGGACACCCCATGTGCGGCAGGGAAGGCGCAGGCCTTTCACAGGCATCGGCAGATATTTTCAAGGGCGCGAATTACATCGTGATCCCCAGGCGATCAAACAGGAAGGAAAATGTCGCACTCATCGAAGAGATGATCAGGGCGCTTGGATGCGCGCATGCTCCGGCCGTGACGGCCCATGAGCATGATGAGATCATCGCATACACGAGCGACCTGCCCCACGCAGCGGCAGCGGCTCTGATGAACAGCGCCTCCTACAGGAAGGACACGAACCGCTTCACCGGCGGCTCCTTCAGGGACGAGACGCGCGTGGCAGATATCAATGAAGAACTCTGGACATCGCTTTTCCTGTCGAACAGGGAAAATGTCCTTACAGAAATCGAACGGTTCGAGGCAGCGCTTGAAACGCTGCGGCGTGCCATCGAAGAAAAGAATGAAGACAGCATACGGACCTTCCTTTCGGAAGCGGGCCGGAGAAGAAGGGAATGGGACAGCCATGGCAGTAGTAAATATGGATCTAGGGAAAGAATCGTACAAGATTGA
- the aroB gene encoding 3-dehydroquinate synthase, which yields MAVVNMDLGKESYKIEIERGLLPHIGEKIRKLTKAQKIAVITDNHVQAIYGDKIRESLQQGDFHVRIIEMPAGEENKNIHVLEGVYNELCDFNLSRDDAIVTFSGGVPGDLGGFAAASYMRGVPFFQVPTTILAQIDSSVGGKVAIDLPGGKNLAGAFYQPKGVFIDPDLLDTLPTRYVHDGLAEALKYGCIGDPELFELLENIGSEEDLRNHMEEIILRSVLQKKKFVEEDRYDNGSRQMLNFGHTIGHAIERYFNYSTYTHGEGVAIGMCLLTEQTEKLGITEKGTAERVIRAVRHLSLPTSIAVPALELIPQIMHDKKRRGGEITLVVLDKIGKAHLLKVKTAELEKYIVTE from the coding sequence ATGGCAGTAGTAAATATGGATCTAGGGAAAGAATCGTACAAGATTGAAATCGAAAGAGGGCTTCTTCCTCATATCGGGGAAAAGATCAGGAAACTGACGAAGGCGCAGAAGATCGCCGTCATCACGGACAACCATGTCCAGGCGATTTACGGGGACAAGATCCGCGAATCCCTGCAGCAGGGCGATTTTCACGTGCGCATCATTGAAATGCCGGCCGGCGAGGAGAATAAGAATATCCACGTCCTCGAAGGCGTCTACAATGAGCTCTGCGACTTCAACCTTTCCAGGGACGATGCGATCGTCACCTTCTCGGGCGGCGTCCCGGGCGATCTTGGCGGATTTGCGGCGGCCTCCTACATGAGGGGCGTACCCTTCTTCCAGGTGCCGACGACGATTCTTGCGCAGATCGACAGCTCGGTCGGCGGAAAAGTCGCCATCGACCTTCCCGGCGGCAAGAATCTGGCGGGTGCTTTCTACCAGCCAAAGGGCGTCTTCATCGACCCCGATCTCCTCGATACACTTCCCACGCGCTACGTCCATGACGGCCTCGCAGAAGCCCTGAAATACGGATGCATCGGCGATCCCGAACTCTTCGAGCTTCTGGAAAATATCGGAAGCGAAGAAGATCTCCGGAATCATATGGAGGAAATCATCCTTAGGAGCGTCCTTCAGAAGAAGAAATTCGTCGAGGAAGACCGCTACGACAATGGCAGCCGTCAGATGCTGAACTTCGGCCATACGATCGGCCATGCCATCGAAAGGTATTTCAACTACTCGACCTACACCCACGGCGAAGGCGTTGCGATCGGCATGTGCCTTCTGACTGAGCAGACGGAAAAGCTGGGCATCACGGAGAAGGGAACGGCAGAACGCGTCATCCGCGCCGTCCGTCATCTCTCCCTTCCGACTTCGATTGCTGTCCCTGCTCTGGAGCTTATCCCGCAGATCATGCATGACAAGAAGCGGCGCGGCGGAGAAATCACCCTCGTCGTACTGGATAAGATTGGAAAAGCTCACCTCCTCAAAGTGAAGACGGCAGAGCTTGAGAAATACATCGTCACAGAATAG
- the aroA gene encoding 3-phosphoshikimate 1-carboxyvinyltransferase — MIIKITPQTLDGTIHVPASKSMTHRELIASALAQGSSILRNVTMSKDIEATIRILRQFGAVIDVEKGEKETLIHVTGGLKKQEGTIIADAGESGSTLRFLIPIGIYSGNRVQWTGRGRLSERPLTPYYDLFDEKGITYQAESGGLPLTVEGKWEGGLFELPGNVSSQFFTGILFILPLLEGGSALESTTEVESEGYINMTIDTMRKRNIALTLRRAGHYEVFGPQEYEPADTVVEGDYSQAAFWLAAGLSGGTVKLKGLTRNSRQGDRAILDILIRMNAFLAFEHDDIIAVECQTEGTVIDARDCPDLVPVLAALVSVSKGKTEIVNAARVRLKESDRLHAMAVELNKIGAMVEETKSGLIIEGVPALTGGTVSSWNDHRIAMALASISPRCKEPLIIKGAEAVAKSYPGFWDDLASISRIPPEVIKE; from the coding sequence ATGATTATCAAAATCACACCGCAGACATTGGACGGCACGATCCACGTTCCCGCGTCAAAGAGCATGACACACAGGGAGCTCATCGCCTCCGCGCTTGCCCAAGGTTCGTCGATACTCCGGAACGTCACCATGTCCAAAGACATCGAAGCGACCATCCGCATCCTCCGCCAGTTCGGCGCTGTCATCGATGTGGAAAAAGGAGAGAAAGAAACCCTCATCCATGTCACGGGCGGCCTCAAAAAGCAGGAAGGGACAATCATCGCCGATGCCGGCGAATCAGGCTCGACGCTTCGTTTCCTCATCCCGATCGGCATTTATTCAGGAAACCGCGTCCAGTGGACCGGCCGCGGGCGCCTGTCTGAAAGACCGCTCACGCCTTACTACGATCTTTTCGATGAAAAAGGCATCACATACCAGGCTGAATCCGGCGGCCTTCCACTGACCGTTGAAGGGAAATGGGAAGGAGGCCTTTTCGAGCTCCCGGGAAATGTGAGCTCGCAGTTCTTCACGGGCATCCTCTTCATCCTTCCGCTCCTTGAAGGAGGCTCCGCTTTGGAAAGCACGACTGAAGTCGAGTCGGAAGGCTACATCAATATGACGATCGACACGATGAGGAAGAGAAATATCGCGCTGACGCTCCGCCGGGCAGGCCATTATGAAGTCTTCGGCCCGCAGGAGTACGAGCCGGCAGACACCGTTGTCGAAGGCGACTACTCGCAGGCTGCTTTCTGGCTCGCAGCCGGACTTTCCGGAGGGACGGTCAAGCTGAAGGGGCTCACAAGAAATTCCCGTCAGGGCGACCGCGCGATCCTCGATATTCTGATCCGCATGAATGCATTCCTTGCTTTCGAGCATGACGACATCATTGCCGTCGAGTGCCAGACAGAGGGAACGGTGATCGATGCCAGGGACTGTCCGGATCTCGTTCCCGTTCTGGCGGCGCTGGTTTCTGTCAGCAAAGGAAAGACGGAAATCGTCAATGCAGCCCGCGTCCGCCTGAAGGAATCTGACCGCCTCCATGCAATGGCTGTCGAGCTGAATAAGATCGGCGCGATGGTAGAAGAAACGAAGAGCGGCCTTATCATTGAAGGCGTGCCGGCCCTTACCGGAGGCACCGTTTCCTCCTGGAACGACCACCGCATCGCCATGGCTCTTGCCTCCATCTCGCCCCGCTGCAAGGAACCGCTCATCATCAAAGGCGCCGAAGCCGTCGCCAAGTCGTACCCGGGCTTCTGGGACGATTTGGCCTCGATTTCCCGCATTCCGCCTGAAGTCATCAAAGAATAA
- the aroC gene encoding chorismate synthase, with translation MGNTFGNTLHLTIFGESHGTAIGCVIDGLPAGITIDWDKVSFEMRRRAPGSSPLSTPRKEKDEFEILSGYFDGHTEGDSLAMQIRNGDQHSKDYSRLKDAMRPGHADYTGHVKYDGYNDYRGGGHFSGRITAPLTFAGAIARQILAKEGIVIGAHALSVAGIMDFPFDPMGEERDLFEKLSSMRLPVIDGEQGAAMEEAILAAQKEGDSVGGQIECMAIGLPVGMGEPFFDSLESEMAYMAFSIPAVKSISFGDGETLAGMRGSEANDPMRYENGKVKTITNHNGGVLGGISNGNPLRFTVTIKPTASIGKRQETVDISKKEDTMLSIGGRHDPCIVTRAIPVVENAAAFVLLDLLLTGRRYHYGR, from the coding sequence ATGGGAAATACATTCGGAAACACGCTTCATCTCACCATTTTCGGCGAATCCCACGGGACCGCCATCGGCTGTGTCATCGACGGCCTTCCTGCCGGGATTACCATCGACTGGGACAAGGTCTCCTTTGAAATGCGCCGCCGCGCTCCGGGTTCTTCGCCTCTCTCAACGCCAAGGAAGGAAAAGGATGAATTCGAAATCCTTTCCGGTTACTTTGACGGGCATACGGAAGGGGATTCCCTTGCGATGCAGATCAGGAACGGCGATCAGCATTCGAAGGACTACAGCCGCCTGAAGGATGCCATGCGCCCGGGCCATGCCGACTACACGGGCCATGTGAAATATGACGGATACAATGATTACAGGGGAGGCGGCCACTTCTCCGGACGCATCACCGCGCCCCTCACCTTTGCCGGCGCGATTGCCAGGCAGATCCTTGCCAAGGAGGGCATCGTGATCGGCGCCCATGCGCTTTCCGTCGCAGGCATTATGGATTTCCCCTTCGACCCGATGGGCGAAGAACGGGATCTTTTTGAGAAACTTTCCTCCATGCGCCTTCCCGTCATTGACGGCGAGCAGGGGGCAGCGATGGAAGAAGCCATCCTTGCCGCACAGAAGGAAGGGGACTCCGTCGGCGGACAGATCGAATGCATGGCCATCGGCCTTCCTGTCGGCATGGGCGAACCTTTCTTTGATTCCCTCGAAAGCGAAATGGCGTACATGGCATTTTCCATTCCGGCCGTGAAATCCATTTCCTTTGGCGACGGAGAAACGCTCGCCGGCATGAGAGGCTCGGAAGCAAATGACCCCATGCGCTATGAAAACGGGAAAGTGAAGACGATCACGAATCATAACGGCGGCGTCCTGGGCGGCATTTCCAACGGGAACCCGCTCCGCTTCACCGTCACGATCAAGCCGACGGCCTCCATCGGAAAACGGCAGGAGACAGTCGATATTTCCAAGAAAGAGGACACGATGCTTTCGATCGGCGGACGCCATGACCCCTGCATCGTCACGCGCGCCATTCCTGTCGTCGAGAATGCCGCTGCCTTCGTCCTTCTGGACCTGCTTCTCACGGGAAGGAGGTACCACTATGGCCGATGA
- the pheA gene encoding prephenate dehydratase — protein sequence MADEMKKLRVGCYGAKGSYTYEAMERQFGEREREEHYYPLFEDVLKAVSEGAIDYGVVPIENSSTGGITEVYDLIMKYDCAVVGEQLIKIEHNLLGVPGATIEDIDTVYSHPQGFAQCRPFFNEHRDWTLKPYFSTSRSAEKVAEDGKKNQAAVAGRAAAKLYGLSILKENIFFNDSNCTCFFVIGPHMEITEKSDKITLVIAVRHEPGALYHVLGYFFYGGMNMTHLESRPMAGRPFEYFFHIDVTGRLMDPSNQHTLKGLESMCTYFKILGNYPSCISEEERKELR from the coding sequence ATGGCCGATGAAATGAAAAAACTCCGCGTCGGATGCTACGGCGCGAAGGGATCCTACACGTATGAAGCCATGGAGCGCCAGTTCGGTGAAAGGGAGAGAGAAGAGCACTACTACCCGCTCTTTGAAGACGTCCTCAAAGCCGTCTCCGAAGGCGCCATCGATTACGGCGTCGTCCCCATCGAGAACTCCTCGACCGGCGGCATCACCGAAGTCTATGACCTCATCATGAAGTATGACTGCGCCGTCGTCGGCGAGCAGCTGATCAAGATCGAGCACAACCTTTTGGGCGTGCCGGGCGCGACGATCGAGGATATCGACACCGTCTACTCGCATCCGCAGGGCTTTGCCCAGTGCCGTCCCTTCTTCAATGAGCACAGGGACTGGACGCTGAAGCCGTATTTCTCGACCTCAAGGAGCGCCGAGAAGGTCGCAGAGGACGGGAAGAAGAACCAGGCGGCTGTCGCAGGAAGGGCTGCTGCCAAGCTGTACGGCCTTTCCATCCTGAAGGAAAATATTTTCTTCAACGACAGCAACTGCACCTGCTTCTTCGTCATCGGGCCGCACATGGAAATCACGGAAAAGTCCGACAAGATCACCCTCGTCATTGCCGTACGCCACGAGCCGGGGGCCCTTTACCACGTCCTTGGCTACTTCTTTTACGGCGGCATGAACATGACACACCTCGAATCCCGTCCCATGGCAGGGCGGCCTTTCGAATATTTCTTCCACATCGACGTCACCGGCCGGCTCATGGACCCGTCCAACCAGCACACGCTGAAAGGCCTCGAATCGATGTGCACCTATTTCAAAATACTGGGAAACTATCCTTCCTGTATCAGTGAAGAGGAAAGAAAGGAGCTGCGATGA